The following proteins are co-located in the Myroides profundi genome:
- a CDS encoding alpha/beta hydrolase → MNLHLTFDKYITHQHPFENDYEGKVITTLIESRGNKEEHKQTILYIHGFCDYFFQIHLMDYFNEHGVNFYAIDLRKYGRSLLPHQHPNYCKSMREYFPDIDYGIEYILKEKRDTQLFLLGHSTGGLLATYYAMFGLLKERLSGLILNSPFFDFNVPFYVKPFMGSVARSKVSKDMFANAEQMPELYGKTLHKDYEGEWEYKKEWKPINPFAVYYNWILAVQHTQELIQEVVLHEDFPILLMYSDKSGNTSKWTDTSMTSDIVLNVKDIDKIGSKIGHRVEKAVIEDGMHDLFLSKKEVRNKALSSVLQFLEKHQ, encoded by the coding sequence ATGAATTTACATTTGACATTTGATAAATATATAACACATCAACATCCCTTTGAGAATGATTATGAAGGGAAGGTAATCACCACATTAATAGAATCAAGAGGAAATAAGGAAGAGCATAAGCAGACTATTTTGTATATACACGGATTTTGTGATTACTTCTTTCAGATACACTTGATGGATTATTTTAATGAGCATGGAGTAAACTTCTATGCAATAGATTTGCGTAAGTATGGTCGTTCGCTATTGCCTCATCAGCATCCGAATTATTGTAAGTCGATGCGAGAGTACTTTCCTGATATTGATTATGGAATAGAGTATATTCTAAAGGAAAAGAGAGATACTCAACTATTCTTATTAGGGCATAGTACAGGAGGATTATTAGCAACATATTATGCTATGTTTGGGTTGTTAAAAGAAAGGTTGTCAGGACTAATATTAAATTCTCCTTTCTTTGATTTTAATGTACCTTTCTATGTAAAGCCTTTTATGGGGAGTGTTGCTAGGAGTAAAGTTAGTAAGGATATGTTTGCTAATGCAGAGCAGATGCCTGAGTTATATGGTAAGACATTGCATAAAGATTATGAAGGAGAATGGGAGTACAAGAAAGAATGGAAACCAATAAATCCTTTTGCTGTATACTATAATTGGATATTAGCAGTGCAACATACACAGGAGTTAATTCAGGAGGTAGTATTACATGAAGATTTTCCTATTCTACTGATGTATAGTGATAAGTCTGGAAATACTTCTAAGTGGACTGATACTTCTATGACATCGGATATCGTCTTGAATGTAAAAGATATTGATAAGATAGGGAGTAAGATAGGACATCGTGTAGAGAAAGCCGTGATAGAGGATGGAATGCATGACTTATTTCTCTCGAAAAAAGAGGTTAGAAATAAAGCACTGTCTAGTGTATTACAGTTCTTAGAGAAACATCAATAG
- the cls gene encoding cardiolipin synthase — translation MFLRVQADWFIYLEVVYFIIAIAVAVRIIYDTDSISKTLAYLLLVFFVPIFGILFYFSFGINYRRRKMYSKKLKVNDEYSTKLTERLNDIHLDQRQQGNPIVQRNRSFIKMLSSATMGEGPLLVDNKAEILENGEEFFPRLIEDLKAAKSTIHIEYYIYENNDIGKEIESILINKVKEGVKVRFIYDDYGCKSIRKNIVRNLRANGVEAYPFNKIILLAFANRMNYRNHRKIVVIDGTIAYTGGINISDRYDNRKKDSNQYFWRDTHIRIKGSGAYGLQYIFLADWNFCSKQDLAFDEKYFPIHDNDDIGVPLQVISSGPDSDVPSILYSVLKAIQTAEKEICITTPYYIPDESLQLAIKMAALSGKRVRMILPGITDSNIVKWASESYFQELLEFGVEIYLYKKGFIHAKTFVTDSGVSSIGTCNLDHRSFDLNFEVNVVVYDEAFARKMKTMFDRDCRDSIKLELHRWNKRSWKQRLKNSFIRLFSPLL, via the coding sequence ATGTTTTTGAGAGTTCAAGCAGATTGGTTTATCTATTTGGAGGTAGTATATTTTATTATAGCTATTGCTGTGGCTGTACGCATTATCTATGATACAGATTCTATCTCGAAGACATTAGCTTATCTGTTGTTAGTCTTCTTTGTGCCTATCTTTGGTATCTTATTTTATTTTTCGTTTGGAATTAATTATCGACGAAGAAAGATGTATTCTAAGAAACTTAAGGTAAATGACGAGTATAGCACTAAACTAACAGAACGCCTAAATGACATTCACCTAGATCAGAGACAGCAAGGAAACCCTATTGTACAAAGGAATCGTTCTTTCATTAAGATGTTGTCTAGTGCGACTATGGGAGAAGGGCCATTATTAGTGGATAATAAAGCCGAAATATTAGAGAATGGAGAAGAGTTTTTCCCAAGGCTAATAGAGGACTTAAAAGCAGCTAAAAGTACAATTCATATCGAGTATTATATTTATGAGAATAATGATATCGGTAAGGAGATAGAAAGTATCCTGATCAATAAAGTAAAGGAGGGGGTTAAGGTACGTTTTATCTATGATGATTACGGCTGTAAGAGCATTCGAAAGAATATTGTTCGCAATCTTCGTGCGAATGGGGTCGAAGCCTATCCATTTAATAAGATTATTCTATTAGCCTTTGCTAACCGTATGAATTATCGAAATCACCGCAAAATAGTGGTGATAGACGGAACGATAGCTTATACAGGGGGGATAAATATATCTGATCGCTATGATAACCGTAAGAAAGATTCTAATCAGTATTTTTGGAGGGATACGCATATTAGAATAAAAGGATCGGGAGCTTATGGACTACAATATATCTTTTTGGCAGATTGGAATTTCTGTAGTAAGCAAGACTTAGCCTTTGATGAGAAGTATTTTCCTATTCATGATAATGATGATATAGGAGTGCCGTTACAAGTGATTTCGTCTGGACCTGACTCAGATGTACCCTCTATCTTATATAGTGTCTTAAAAGCTATACAAACAGCAGAAAAAGAGATCTGCATCACTACGCCGTATTATATACCTGACGAATCATTACAACTAGCTATCAAAATGGCTGCATTAAGTGGTAAACGCGTTAGAATGATACTGCCTGGGATAACAGATTCTAATATTGTGAAGTGGGCATCAGAGTCCTATTTTCAAGAACTGTTAGAGTTCGGTGTAGAGATTTATTTATATAAGAAAGGATTTATCCACGCGAAGACCTTTGTGACTGACTCAGGAGTGAGTTCCATAGGGACATGTAATTTAGACCATCGTAGCTTTGACTTGAACTTTGAGGTGAATGTCGTGGTTTATGACGAGGCTTTTGCTCGTAAAATGAAAACGATGTTTGATAGAGACTGTAGAGATTCTATTAAATTAGAGTTACATAGGTGGAATAAGAGATCTTGGAAACAACGTCTTAAAAACAGTTTTATTCGTTTGTTTTCTCCTTTATTATAG
- a CDS encoding type I phosphomannose isomerase catalytic subunit, with the protein MGFKQYPILFQPILKDRIWGGTKLKSILGKDIDSNEVGESWEISGVSSDVSVVANGVYEGLSLNDLIQKFPEEILGDYIINRFDKKFPLLFKFLDAKEDLSIQLHPNDDLAQKRHGSFGKTEMWYVMQTDENARIVVDFKDGVTQQDYLHHLEAKTLPSILKEIPVKKGDVFFIETGTIHAIGAGVLLAEIQQTSDITYRVYDWDRLDASGNSRELHIDMALDAINYDKKDVELTYTKDANVSNEIVACPFFSVNYIPLKGSYQKVKDASRFYLYVCTEGEGEIILGEEVYPIQCGQTVLIPAAVSQIRLSGEATILEIFVS; encoded by the coding sequence ATGGGTTTTAAACAATATCCGATACTATTTCAACCGATTCTGAAAGACAGAATTTGGGGAGGAACGAAGTTAAAGTCAATACTTGGTAAAGATATTGATTCAAATGAGGTAGGAGAGAGCTGGGAGATTTCTGGCGTATCTTCTGATGTAAGCGTTGTCGCAAATGGGGTATATGAAGGATTAAGTTTAAATGATTTAATTCAGAAGTTTCCTGAAGAAATCTTAGGTGATTATATTATAAACCGTTTTGATAAGAAGTTTCCTCTTTTGTTTAAGTTTCTAGACGCAAAAGAAGATTTATCTATACAGTTACATCCGAATGACGATTTAGCTCAGAAGCGCCATGGGTCTTTTGGAAAGACTGAGATGTGGTATGTGATGCAAACGGATGAAAATGCAAGAATAGTAGTAGACTTTAAAGATGGAGTGACTCAGCAGGACTATCTACATCATTTAGAGGCTAAGACATTGCCTTCTATATTAAAAGAGATACCAGTAAAGAAAGGAGATGTATTCTTCATCGAGACAGGTACTATTCATGCTATCGGAGCAGGTGTACTATTAGCGGAGATTCAGCAGACTTCAGATATTACTTATAGAGTATATGACTGGGATAGACTAGATGCTTCTGGTAATTCTAGAGAACTGCATATCGATATGGCACTAGATGCTATCAACTATGATAAGAAAGATGTAGAGTTGACTTATACTAAAGATGCGAATGTATCGAATGAAATAGTAGCGTGTCCATTCTTCTCAGTGAATTATATTCCTCTAAAAGGAAGTTATCAGAAAGTGAAAGATGCTTCTAGATTCTATTTATATGTGTGTACTGAAGGAGAAGGAGAGATTATATTAGGTGAGGAAGTATATCCTATACAATGTGGACAAACTGTGCTAATACCGGCAGCAGTATCACAAATACGGTTAAGTGGTGAAGCTACAATCTTAGAGATATTTGTTTCTTAA
- a CDS encoding 6-pyruvoyl trahydropterin synthase family protein: MRLTVSRKAHFNAAHRLHRKEWSEEKNQLVFGKCNNPNYHGHNYELIVQVTGELDPETGFVMDLKELSDLIKSEIEENFDHKNLNLDVPEFLELIPTAENIAVVIWQKLRPFINDDKELEVILYETARNFVSFKGDY; this comes from the coding sequence ATGAGATTAACTGTTAGTAGAAAAGCTCACTTTAATGCAGCACATCGCTTGCATAGAAAAGAATGGTCAGAAGAGAAGAACCAACTTGTTTTTGGTAAATGTAACAATCCTAACTATCATGGACACAATTATGAATTAATTGTTCAGGTAACAGGAGAGTTAGATCCAGAGACAGGATTTGTGATGGATTTAAAAGAACTATCAGATTTAATAAAATCGGAGATAGAAGAGAACTTTGATCATAAAAACTTGAATTTAGATGTACCAGAGTTTTTAGAGTTGATCCCTACGGCAGAAAATATCGCAGTAGTGATATGGCAAAAATTAAGACCTTTTATTAATGATGATAAAGAGTTAGAAGTGATATTGTATGAAACTGCTAGAAACTTTGTTTCTTTTAAAGGAGATTATTAA
- the idi gene encoding isopentenyl-diphosphate Delta-isomerase: protein MKEELVVLVNEQDEQVGVMEKIEAHEKALLHRAFSVFILNKNNEVMLQQRASEKYHSPLLWTNTCCSHQRVGETNIEAGRRRLMEEMGFEVPLKDVFSFIYKAPFDNGLTEHEFDHVMIGYYDDEPNINLEEVEAWKWMSIEGIKEDMEANPNIYTAWFKIIFSKFYNFIEAQKK, encoded by the coding sequence ATGAAAGAAGAGTTAGTGGTATTAGTAAATGAACAAGATGAACAAGTAGGAGTAATGGAAAAGATAGAAGCTCATGAAAAAGCTTTGTTACATCGTGCATTTTCTGTTTTTATTTTGAATAAAAATAATGAAGTAATGTTACAACAACGTGCTTCAGAAAAGTATCACTCGCCTTTATTGTGGACTAATACTTGTTGTAGTCATCAACGTGTAGGCGAAACAAATATAGAGGCTGGTAGACGTAGATTAATGGAAGAAATGGGATTCGAAGTGCCCCTAAAAGATGTTTTTAGTTTTATCTATAAAGCCCCATTTGACAATGGTCTGACAGAGCATGAGTTTGATCATGTGATGATTGGATATTACGATGATGAACCAAATATCAACCTAGAAGAAGTAGAGGCATGGAAATGGATGTCTATAGAAGGGATAAAGGAAGATATGGAGGCTAATCCTAATATATATACAGCTTGGTTTAAAATCATTTTTTCTAAGTTTTATAATTTTATAGAAGCTCAAAAAAAATAA
- a CDS encoding ATP-dependent DNA helicase RecQ, producing MKSTEIDLHKELKRFFGFSQFKGLQEDVVKSIISGHNTFVIMPTGGGKSLCYQLPALVLEGTAIVVSPLIALMKNQVDAIRSLSSEHGVAHVLNSSLTKTEIAQVKEDIKSGITKLLYVAPESLTKEEYVSFLQGEKLSFVAIDEAHCISEWGHDFRPEYRNLRNIIRSLGDIPIIGLTATATPKVQEDILKNLEIPNANTFKASFNRPNLFYEIRPKTKNVETDIIRFIKQHQGKSGVIYCLSRKKVEEIANVLQVNGISAVPYHAGLDAKTRAKHQDMFLMEDVDVVVATIAFGMGIDKPDVRYVIHHDIPKSLESYYQETGRAGRDGGEGHCLAYYSYKDIEKLEKFMAGKPVAEQEIGYALLQEVVAYAETSMSRRKFILHYFGEEFDEVNGEGADMDDNIRNPKTKVEAKDGVVQLLKVIRDTKQSYKTKEIVFTLLGKINALLKVNKTDTLDFFGCGKDHDEKYWIALIRQVLVADLLRKDIEAYGVLKLTEAGLQFIDNPKSFMMTEDHEYSDAENDLDVIASKASLVIDEALIGILKDLRKKVAKKYGVPPFVVFQDPSLEEMGLKYPVTLEEMSNIIGVSEGKAKKYGKEFVDVISKYVEDNDIIRPDDLVVKSTGANSALKLYIIQNVDRKLSLSDIASAKGLDMDGLLKEMEQIVYSGTKLNISYWIDDVLDEDQQEEIYDYFMESETDNIKAAMTEFDGDYDTEELRLMRIQFISKEAN from the coding sequence ATGAAATCAACTGAAATTGACTTGCACAAAGAGTTAAAGAGATTTTTTGGATTTTCTCAATTCAAAGGTCTTCAGGAAGATGTGGTCAAAAGTATTATTTCTGGACACAATACTTTTGTGATTATGCCGACTGGAGGAGGGAAGTCTCTTTGTTATCAATTACCTGCATTGGTGTTAGAGGGAACTGCTATTGTTGTTTCACCGTTAATTGCTTTGATGAAGAATCAAGTAGATGCTATTAGAAGTTTATCTTCAGAGCATGGTGTAGCTCATGTGCTTAATTCATCTCTTACGAAGACTGAGATAGCTCAGGTAAAGGAAGACATTAAAAGTGGGATTACAAAGTTGCTATACGTAGCACCTGAATCTTTAACTAAGGAAGAGTATGTTAGCTTTTTACAAGGGGAGAAATTATCTTTTGTAGCTATTGACGAGGCCCATTGTATTTCTGAATGGGGACATGACTTTAGACCAGAGTATAGAAATCTGCGCAACATTATTAGAAGTCTTGGGGATATACCTATTATAGGACTGACTGCAACAGCCACTCCTAAAGTACAAGAGGATATCTTAAAAAACTTAGAAATTCCAAACGCGAATACCTTCAAAGCATCGTTTAACAGACCTAACTTATTCTATGAGATACGTCCTAAAACGAAAAATGTAGAGACGGATATCATTCGCTTTATTAAACAACACCAAGGGAAATCAGGAGTGATCTACTGTCTTAGTAGAAAGAAAGTAGAAGAAATCGCAAATGTACTTCAGGTAAATGGTATCAGTGCTGTGCCTTATCACGCAGGACTAGATGCTAAGACCCGTGCTAAACATCAAGATATGTTCTTAATGGAGGATGTAGATGTAGTAGTAGCTACTATCGCATTCGGTATGGGGATAGATAAGCCAGATGTACGCTATGTAATACACCATGATATTCCTAAATCATTAGAAAGTTATTATCAAGAGACGGGTAGAGCTGGACGTGATGGAGGTGAAGGACACTGTCTAGCCTATTACTCATATAAAGATATAGAGAAGCTTGAGAAGTTTATGGCTGGTAAGCCTGTAGCTGAGCAAGAAATAGGATATGCCCTATTACAAGAAGTAGTAGCGTATGCTGAAACATCGATGTCTAGAAGGAAATTTATCCTACACTATTTCGGAGAAGAATTTGACGAAGTCAATGGTGAAGGAGCTGATATGGATGATAATATTCGTAATCCTAAAACGAAGGTAGAAGCTAAAGATGGTGTGGTTCAATTATTAAAAGTAATTAGAGACACGAAACAATCTTATAAGACAAAAGAAATAGTATTCACTCTACTAGGGAAAATCAATGCACTGTTAAAAGTAAATAAGACAGATACATTGGACTTTTTCGGTTGTGGTAAAGATCACGATGAGAAGTACTGGATAGCTCTTATTAGACAAGTATTAGTAGCAGACTTATTGCGCAAAGATATCGAAGCTTATGGAGTGTTAAAACTGACAGAGGCTGGGCTACAGTTTATAGATAATCCTAAGTCATTTATGATGACTGAAGATCACGAATATTCTGATGCTGAAAATGATTTGGATGTGATCGCTAGTAAAGCTAGTCTAGTGATAGACGAGGCTCTGATCGGTATCCTAAAAGATCTGCGTAAGAAAGTAGCGAAGAAATATGGTGTACCTCCATTCGTAGTATTCCAAGACCCTTCATTAGAGGAGATGGGACTTAAGTATCCAGTTACTCTTGAAGAGATGTCTAATATTATAGGAGTAAGTGAAGGTAAAGCTAAGAAGTATGGTAAGGAGTTCGTAGATGTGATTAGTAAGTATGTAGAGGATAACGATATCATCAGACCTGATGACTTAGTAGTTAAATCTACAGGAGCTAATTCTGCATTAAAACTTTATATTATTCAGAACGTAGATAGAAAGTTATCTTTATCGGATATAGCGAGTGCTAAAGGATTAGATATGGATGGTCTGCTAAAAGAGATGGAGCAGATCGTATATTCTGGTACGAAGTTGAATATATCATATTGGATAGATGATGTCTTAGACGAAGATCAGCAAGAAGAAATTTATGATTACTTTATGGAATCAGAGACAGATAATATTAAGGCTGCGATGACTGAGTTTGACGGAGATTATGATACTGAAGAGTTGCGATTAATGCGTATTCAGTTTATTAGTAAAGAAGCGAACTAG
- a CDS encoding KpsF/GutQ family sugar-phosphate isomerase has protein sequence MNTSINILNTAKNTLLSESESIKKLIDYLTDDFEKTVKAIFNCKGRIIVTGIGKSALIGAKIVATFNSTGTPSIYMHAAEAMHGDLGLIQPGDCIICISNSGNSPEIKVLAPILKRHDNTLIAITANENSFLAKSADYILLSKIDREAEQNNLAPMNSTTAQLVLGDALAACLIELRNFTAEDFAMYHPGGALGKKLLLLVQNILKSENKPAVSPDSSIQEVIVEISEKRLGVTAVVDNEQIIGIITDGDLRRMLQKSSNLNDYKAKDIMSINPKSIESSEHVSKALSILEDNSITQLLVTQNNKYVGVIHLHDILKEGIV, from the coding sequence TTGAATACATCAATTAACATATTAAACACCGCCAAGAATACTTTACTTTCTGAGAGTGAAAGCATTAAAAAACTAATCGATTATCTAACGGATGATTTTGAAAAAACTGTTAAAGCGATTTTCAACTGCAAAGGGCGAATAATTGTGACAGGAATAGGCAAAAGTGCACTAATTGGAGCGAAAATAGTAGCTACATTTAATTCTACAGGTACTCCGTCTATCTATATGCATGCCGCAGAAGCAATGCATGGAGATCTAGGTTTAATCCAACCAGGAGACTGTATCATCTGTATCTCTAATAGCGGTAATAGCCCAGAAATAAAAGTATTAGCCCCTATCCTAAAAAGACACGACAATACGCTTATCGCTATCACAGCTAATGAGAATTCTTTTTTAGCAAAGAGTGCTGATTATATCCTACTATCTAAAATAGATAGAGAAGCAGAACAGAATAATCTAGCACCTATGAATAGCACTACTGCTCAGCTAGTTTTAGGAGATGCTTTAGCAGCATGTCTTATAGAATTGAGAAACTTCACAGCAGAAGACTTCGCAATGTACCATCCAGGTGGAGCATTAGGTAAAAAATTGTTACTTTTGGTGCAAAACATACTAAAAAGCGAAAACAAACCTGCGGTATCTCCAGACTCTTCTATCCAAGAAGTAATCGTAGAGATATCAGAGAAACGCTTAGGAGTAACTGCTGTAGTAGATAATGAGCAAATCATAGGAATCATAACAGATGGAGACTTGCGCCGTATGCTACAAAAAAGTAGTAATCTAAACGATTATAAGGCAAAAGATATTATGTCTATCAACCCTAAATCAATAGAGAGTTCTGAGCACGTATCTAAGGCACTGTCTATATTAGAGGACAACTCTATCACGCAATTACTAGTGACACAAAACAACAAATACGTAGGCGTAATCCACCTACATGATATATTAAAAGAAGGGATCGTATAA
- the tatC gene encoding twin-arginine translocase subunit TatC, whose protein sequence is MSFLDHLEELRWLLVRSSAFILGGGAVAFIFSDFIFDKIIFAPKRSDFVTYQFFCKIAQRFDFDRSFCLQDLPFEIQNRTMDGQFSVLIWTCISAGFIIAVPFILWEIWKFISPALYTKEKKYAKLFIVVSSLLFFMGVVFGYYVITPLSINFLANLQVSDIVKNQIDINSYIGLVKTTSIACGLVFELPIIIYFLSVLDLVTPQFLRDYRKYAIVLILIIAAVITPPDVVSQIIVSIPLLILYEVSIYISLFVHKKNKKIEASKTKQID, encoded by the coding sequence ATGTCTTTCCTAGACCACTTAGAAGAACTAAGATGGTTATTAGTTAGATCTTCAGCATTTATACTAGGAGGAGGGGCAGTCGCTTTTATTTTTAGTGATTTTATTTTTGACAAAATCATCTTCGCACCAAAAAGAAGTGATTTCGTTACCTATCAATTCTTTTGTAAAATAGCACAACGTTTTGATTTTGATAGAAGTTTTTGTTTACAAGACTTACCCTTCGAGATTCAGAACAGAACGATGGATGGACAGTTCTCTGTATTAATTTGGACTTGTATTTCAGCAGGTTTTATTATTGCAGTTCCTTTCATTCTTTGGGAAATATGGAAGTTCATCAGTCCAGCACTTTATACAAAAGAAAAGAAATACGCTAAACTATTTATCGTTGTATCTTCTTTATTATTCTTTATGGGAGTAGTATTTGGATACTACGTTATCACTCCTCTATCTATTAATTTCCTTGCGAACTTACAGGTAAGTGATATCGTTAAAAACCAGATCGATATCAACTCTTATATCGGTCTTGTAAAGACTACTTCTATAGCATGTGGTTTAGTATTCGAATTGCCGATTATTATTTACTTCTTATCTGTGTTAGACTTAGTCACTCCACAGTTCTTAAGAGACTATAGAAAGTACGCTATCGTATTAATATTAATCATCGCTGCTGTCATTACACCACCAGATGTAGTGAGCCAGATTATAGTTTCTATTCCTCTACTTATACTATATGAAGTGAGTATCTATATCTCTCTCTTCGTACACAAAAAGAATAAGAAGATAGAAGCAAGTAAAACAAAACAAATTGACTAA
- the lptB gene encoding LPS export ABC transporter ATP-binding protein, whose translation MKLRADNLIKMYKKRKVVKGISVEVNQGEIVGLLGPNGAGKTTSFYMIVGLVKPNSGHIYLDNTDITDFPMYKRAQHGIGYLAQEASIFRKLSIEDNILSVLQLTKLSKKEQEAKMESLIEEFNLNHVRTNRGDVLSGGERRRTEIARALATDPKFILLDEPFAGVDPVAVEDIQKIVANLKNKNIGILITDHNVQETLAITDKTYLMFEGGILKAGVPEELAEDEMVRKVYLGQNFELRKKKLTF comes from the coding sequence ATGAAATTAAGAGCTGATAATTTAATTAAGATGTACAAAAAACGCAAAGTCGTTAAAGGTATATCGGTAGAGGTTAATCAAGGAGAAATCGTAGGACTACTAGGACCTAATGGTGCTGGAAAGACTACATCATTCTATATGATCGTAGGATTAGTAAAGCCTAATAGTGGACATATATACTTAGACAATACGGATATAACAGATTTTCCGATGTATAAGCGTGCACAACATGGTATTGGGTACTTGGCACAAGAGGCTTCTATCTTTAGAAAACTAAGTATAGAAGACAATATCCTTAGTGTACTCCAACTAACAAAGCTCTCTAAAAAAGAACAAGAGGCTAAGATGGAATCACTAATAGAAGAGTTCAACTTAAACCATGTACGTACCAATAGAGGAGATGTATTATCTGGAGGAGAAAGAAGACGTACAGAAATCGCGAGAGCATTAGCTACTGATCCTAAGTTCATTCTTCTAGACGAACCATTTGCGGGAGTTGACCCAGTAGCGGTAGAAGATATCCAAAAGATCGTTGCTAACTTAAAAAACAAAAACATTGGTATTCTTATTACAGATCACAATGTTCAGGAGACACTAGCTATTACAGACAAAACCTACCTGATGTTCGAGGGAGGAATCTTAAAAGCAGGTGTTCCAGAAGAGTTAGCAGAAGACGAAATGGTACGAAAAGTGTACTTAGGGCAGAACTTCGAGCTACGTAAAAAGAAATTAACGTTCTAA
- a CDS encoding polysaccharide biosynthesis/export family protein, whose translation MKNIIALKLSLFFCTMLLLGSCASRENIVYYQNVEDVLLKESNDNKFETRLRSDDLLMIIVSAEDPEAAAPFNLANTMTTNPNNPAGSGTMTQHLYLVDSDGNIEFPVLGTIKVGGKSKKEAVEILTKQISQYINNPIVNMRIMNYKVTVQGEVNKPGVHTINSERLTLAEAIALSGDLTVYGKRDNILLIREIDGRRVPIRVDMTKADFMVSPYYYLNQNDIVYVEPNKTRVNSSVVGPNLSLGISALSLLVTVIALATK comes from the coding sequence ATGAAAAATATAATTGCGCTAAAACTATCTCTTTTCTTTTGCACTATGCTATTGCTAGGCTCATGTGCATCTAGAGAGAACATTGTATACTACCAAAACGTTGAGGATGTATTATTAAAAGAGTCTAATGACAATAAATTTGAGACTCGTTTAAGATCAGATGATTTACTAATGATCATTGTATCTGCTGAAGATCCTGAAGCAGCTGCTCCGTTTAACTTAGCTAATACAATGACTACAAATCCTAACAATCCTGCTGGTAGCGGTACTATGACTCAACACTTATACTTAGTAGATAGTGATGGAAATATAGAATTCCCTGTATTAGGAACTATTAAAGTAGGTGGTAAAAGCAAGAAAGAAGCTGTAGAAATACTGACAAAACAAATAAGCCAATATATCAACAACCCTATTGTCAACATGAGAATCATGAACTACAAAGTGACAGTACAAGGGGAGGTAAATAAGCCAGGAGTACACACTATCAATAGTGAGAGACTTACATTAGCTGAAGCGATAGCACTATCTGGTGACCTAACAGTATATGGAAAAAGAGACAATATATTATTGATAAGAGAAATAGATGGAAGAAGAGTTCCTATCCGCGTAGATATGACTAAAGCGGACTTTATGGTATCTCCATACTATTATTTAAATCAAAACGATATTGTATATGTAGAGCCTAACAAAACAAGAGTAAACTCTTCTGTAGTAGGACCTAACTTAAGTTTAGGAATCTCTGCATTATCACTTTTAGTAACTGTAATAGCACTTGCTACAAAATAG